A region of Vitis vinifera cultivar Pinot Noir 40024 chromosome 13, ASM3070453v1 DNA encodes the following proteins:
- the LOC100265582 gene encoding uncharacterized protein LOC100265582, which yields MASKSSTRKMSLKLLINKKDDKVVFAEVKNDFIDFLFNHFLTLPIGTIVSFLPKENCLRDLHESINKMEKAYLLHNESEDLTLKLKTPVFAFLPFFNRYSSRSRSDQHDDLVTYMVADDLSVTPMSMTSTMALFKKYNIQEVDVLEEKVVSIGLEEALHLLHCALHSEEALTNVFL from the exons ATGGCTTCCAAGTCAT CAACCCGTAAGATGAGCTTGAAGCTTCTAATCAACAAAAAGGACGATAAAGTTGTCTTCGCTgaagttaaaaatgatttcataGATTTCCTCTTCAACCACTTCTTGACTTTGCCCATTGGCACCATCGTGAGTTTCCTCCCAAAAGAAAATTGCCTAAGAGACCTGCATGAGAGTAtcaacaaaatggaaaaagCTTACCTGCTGCATAATGAGAGTGAGGACTTGACCTTGAAACTGAAAACACCAGTCTTtgcttttcttcctttctttaatCGTTATTCATCAAGGAGTCGGAGTGATCAGCACGACGACTTGGTTACCTACATGGTGGCTGATGACTTGTCGGTTACACCCATGTCCATGACATCAACCATGGCTCTATTTAAGAAATACAACATACAGGAAGTTGATGttcttgaggaaaaggtggtttCAATTGGCCTTGAAGAG GCTTTGCACCTGTTGCATTGTGCTTTGCATTCCGAGGAAGCTCTCACTAATGTCTTCCtttag
- the LOC109121412 gene encoding uncharacterized protein LOC109121412 gives MSSMSSTPKMSLKLLINKKDDKVVFAEAEYDFIDFLFNLLTLPIGTIVSLLPKENCLRNLHKSINKLEEASLLPQSVDAILRFFDLPLSSSDRHVKDGLVTYMVADDLSVTPMSMTSTMALFKKYNIQEVDVLEEKVVSIEFVGALRLLHCALHSKEALTKDFL, from the exons ATGTCTTCCATGTCAT CGACCCCTAAGATGAGCTTGAAGCTTCTAATCAACAAAAAGGATGATAAAGTTGTCTTTGCTGAAGCTGAATATGATTTCATAGATTTCCTATTCAACCTCCTAACTTTGCCCATTGGCACCATCGTGAGTTTACTTCCAAAAGAAAATTGCCTAAGAAACCTACATAAAAGTATCAACAAACTGGAAGAAGCTTCCTTGCTGCCACAAAGTGTGGACGCTATTCTTCGTTTCTTTGATCTTCCTTTGTCATCAAGTGATAGACATGTGAAGGACGGCTTAGTTACCTACATGGTGGCTGATGACTTGTCGGTAACACCCATGTCCATGACATCAACCATGGCTCTGTTTAAGAAGTACAACATACAAGAAGTTGATGttcttgaggaaaaggtggtttCAATTGAGTTTGTAGGG GCTTTGCGCTTGTTGCATTGTGCTTTGCATTCCAAGGAAGCTCTCACTAAGGACTTCCtttag
- the LOC104881148 gene encoding uncharacterized protein LOC104881148, with protein sequence MAPISCPKMSLKLLINKKDNKVVFAEAEYYFIDFLFNLLTLPIGTIVSLLPKENCLRNLHESINKLEEAYLLPNQSNDSSLKLNTPVNAILPFFDPPLSWSDRHVKDNLVTYMVANDLSVTPMSMTSTMALFKKYNISEVGVLEEKVVAIGLEEALLLLHCALHSKEALTKVFL encoded by the exons ATGGCTCCCATATCAT GCCCTAAGATGAGCTTGAAGCTTCTAATCAACAAAAAGGACAATAAAGTTGTCTTTGCTGAAGCTGAATATTATTTCATAGATTTCCTATTCAACCTCCTGACTTTGCCCATTGGCACCATCGTGAGTTTGCTCCCAAAAGAAAATTGCCTAAGAAACCTGCATGAAAGTATCAACAAACTGGAAGAAGCTTACTTGCTGCCTAACCAAAGCAATGACTCGTCCCTAAAACTGAATACACCAGTCAATGCTATTCTTCCTTTCTTTGATCCTCCTTTATCATGGAGTGATAGACATGTGAAGGACAACTTGGTTACGTACATGGTGGCTAATGACTTGTCGGTTACACCCATGTCTATGACATCAACCATGGCTCTGTTTAAAAAGTACAACATAAGCGAAGTTGGTGttcttgaggaaaaggtggttGCCATTGGCCTTGAAGAG GCTTTGCTCTTGTTGCATTGTGCTTTGCATTCCAAGGAAGCTCTCACTAAGGTCTTCCtttag